The following proteins come from a genomic window of Sorghum bicolor cultivar BTx623 chromosome 3, Sorghum_bicolor_NCBIv3, whole genome shotgun sequence:
- the LOC8058221 gene encoding probable glycosyltransferase At5g03795 isoform X2, which yields MTMTVSFCRVAALVSLLAAGAATALLTFSLPSSPGVSTTRRTDFAGALPVANETPPLPHLSAPATPPPAPLLPPPAVRPRKREPSYWRMAPEVALRYAKKEIRNAEPVVDDPDLYAPLFKNVSQFKRSYELMERILKVYIYQDGRRPIFHTPPLSGIYASEGWFMKLLKESRRHVVADAGKAHLFYLPYSSQQLRLTLYQADSHNLRPLAAYLRNFVRGLANKYPFWNRTRGADHFLVACHDWGPYTTAAHRDLRKNAIKALCNADSSEGIFTPGKDVSLPETTIRNPRRPLRYVGGLPVSRRSILAFFAGNVHGRVRPVLLRHWGDGQDDEMRVYSLLPNRVSRRMNYIQHMKNSRFCLCPMGYEVNSPRIVEAFYYECVPVIIADNFVLPLSEVLDWSAFSVVVAEKDIPDLKKILQGISPRRYVAMHSCVKRLQRHFLWHARPIKYDLFHMILHSIWLSRVNQVELEG from the exons ATGACGATGACCGTCTCCTTCTGCCGCGTCGCGGCGCTCGTGTCCCTCCTCGCGGCGGGCGCGGCCACGGCGCTGCTCACCTTCTCCCTACCTTCTTCCCCCGGCGTGTCCACCACGAGGAGAACCGACTTCGCCGGAGCGTTGCCAGTCGCGAACGAGACGCCGCCACTGCCGCACTTGTCGGCACCCGCCACGCCGCCCCCTGCTCCGCTGCTGCCCCCGCCCGCCGTCAGGCCTCGAAAACGAGAG CCGTCGTACTGGAGGATGGCGCCGGAGGTGGCGCTGCGCTACGCCAAGAAGGAGATACGGAACGCCGAGCCGGTGGTCGACGACCCCGACCTTTACGCGCCTCTGTTCAAGAACGTCTCCCAGTTCAAGAG GAGCTATGAACTGATGGAACGGATACTCAAAGTTTACATTTACCAGGACGGCCGGAGGCCCATCTTCCACACGCCTCCCCTCAGCGGCATCTACGCCTCCGAGGGCTGGTTCATGAAGCTCCTCAAGGAGAGCCGCCGGCACGTCGTCGCCGACGCCGGCAAGGCGCACCTCTTCTACCTGCCCTACAGCTCCCAGCAGCTGAGGCTCACGCTCTACCAGGCCGACTCCCACAACCTCAGGCCACTGGCCGCGTATCTCAGGAACTTCGTCAGAGGCCTCGCCAACAAGTACCCGTTCTGGAACCGCACCAGAGGAGCCGACCATTTCCTTGTCGCCTGCCATGATTGG GGACCTTACACGACGGCCGCGCACCGCGACCTCCGCAAGAACGCCATCAAGGCGCTGTGCAACGCCGACAGCTCGGAGGGTATCTTCACCCCAGGGAAGGACGTCTCCCTGCCCGAAACGACCATCAGGAACCCGAGGCGGCCGCTCCGGTACGTCGGCGGCCTGCCGGTGTCCCGCCGGAGCATCCTGGCGTTCTTCGCCGGCAACGTGCACGGCAGGGTCCGGCCGGTGCTCCTCAGGCACTGGGGCGACGGGCAGGACGACGAGATGCGGGTGTACAGCCTGCTGCCGAACCGGGTGTCCCGGCGGATGAACTACATCCAGCACATGAAGAACAGCCGGTTCTGCCTCTGCCCCATGGGGTACGAGGTGAACAGCCCACGCATCGTGGAGGCGTTCTACTACGAGTGCGTGCCCGTGATCATCGCCGACAACTTCGTGCTGCCCTTGAGCGAGGTGCTGGACTGGAGCGCCTTCTCGGTGGTGGTCGCCGAGAAGGACATACCGGACCTCAAGAAGATCCTGCAGGGGATCTCGCCGCGGAGGTACGTGGCCATGCACAGCTGCGTCAAGCGCCTGCAGCGGCACTTCCTGTGGCACGCCAGGCCAATCAAGTACGACCTCTTCCACATGATCCTGCACTCCATTTGGTTGAGCAGAGTGAACCAGGTTGAGCTCGAGGGTTGA
- the LOC8058221 gene encoding probable glycosyltransferase At5g25310 isoform X1 encodes MPDRARIRAASPVAARPWLAWRRRRGSRSPHAPCARPKWTPTREHRRTSRGVSFLRMARHGVFFSPSEIRKFIYIQTPDMRPGALPSSPPASRPPPLHTDAATTARRHLPVGRLPRRVVPAPAPPPRRNRERDDDDRLLLPRRGARVPPRGGRGHGAAHLLPTFFPRRVHHEENRLRRSVASRERDAATAALVGTRHAAPCSAAAPARRQASKTRAVVLEDGAGGGAALRQEGDTERRAGGRRPRPLRASVQERLPVQEDGRRPIFHTPPLSGIYASEGWFMKLLKESRRHVVADAGKAHLFYLPYSSQQLRLTLYQADSHNLRPLAAYLRNFVRGLANKYPFWNRTRGADHFLVACHDWGPYTTAAHRDLRKNAIKALCNADSSEGIFTPGKDVSLPETTIRNPRRPLRYVGGLPVSRRSILAFFAGNVHGRVRPVLLRHWGDGQDDEMRVYSLLPNRVSRRMNYIQHMKNSRFCLCPMGYEVNSPRIVEAFYYECVPVIIADNFVLPLSEVLDWSAFSVVVAEKDIPDLKKILQGISPRRYVAMHSCVKRLQRHFLWHARPIKYDLFHMILHSIWLSRVNQVELEG; translated from the exons ATGCCGGACCGGGCCAGAATCCGCGCCGCCTCCCCAGTCGCGGCGCGCCCTTGGCTCGCCTGGCGTCGGCGTCGCGGCTCCCGAAGTCCGCATGCGCCATGCGCACGGCCCAAATGGACACCAACCAGAGAACACCGCCGCACATCCCGCGGCGTTTCCTTTCTTCGGATGGCGCGTCACGGCGTTTTTTTTTCCCCATCAGAAATCagaaaatttatatatatacaaacaCCGGACATGCGCCCGGGCGCTCTTCCCTCCTCGCCGCCCGCGTCGCGTCCTCCTCCTCTCCACACCGATGCGGCCACCACCGCACGTCGCCACCTCCCCGTCGGCCGCCTACCACGCCGGGTCGTCCCGGCGCCGGCCCCGCCACCGCGGCGGAATCGGGAGCGGGATGACGATGACCGTCTCCTTCTGCCGCGTCGCGGCGCTCGTGTCCCTCCTCGCGGCGGGCGCGGCCACGGCGCTGCTCACCTTCTCCCTACCTTCTTCCCCCGGCGTGTCCACCACGAGGAGAACCGACTTCGCCGGAGCGTTGCCAGTCGCGAACGAGACGCCGCCACTGCCGCACTTGTCGGCACCCGCCACGCCGCCCCCTGCTCCGCTGCTGCCCCCGCCCGCCGTCAGGCCTCGAAAACGAGAG CCGTCGTACTGGAGGATGGCGCCGGAGGTGGCGCTGCGCTACGCCAAGAAGGAGATACGGAACGCCGAGCCGGTGGTCGACGACCCCGACCTTTACGCGCCTCTGTTCAAGAACGTCTCCCAGTTCAAGAG GACGGCCGGAGGCCCATCTTCCACACGCCTCCCCTCAGCGGCATCTACGCCTCCGAGGGCTGGTTCATGAAGCTCCTCAAGGAGAGCCGCCGGCACGTCGTCGCCGACGCCGGCAAGGCGCACCTCTTCTACCTGCCCTACAGCTCCCAGCAGCTGAGGCTCACGCTCTACCAGGCCGACTCCCACAACCTCAGGCCACTGGCCGCGTATCTCAGGAACTTCGTCAGAGGCCTCGCCAACAAGTACCCGTTCTGGAACCGCACCAGAGGAGCCGACCATTTCCTTGTCGCCTGCCATGATTGG GGACCTTACACGACGGCCGCGCACCGCGACCTCCGCAAGAACGCCATCAAGGCGCTGTGCAACGCCGACAGCTCGGAGGGTATCTTCACCCCAGGGAAGGACGTCTCCCTGCCCGAAACGACCATCAGGAACCCGAGGCGGCCGCTCCGGTACGTCGGCGGCCTGCCGGTGTCCCGCCGGAGCATCCTGGCGTTCTTCGCCGGCAACGTGCACGGCAGGGTCCGGCCGGTGCTCCTCAGGCACTGGGGCGACGGGCAGGACGACGAGATGCGGGTGTACAGCCTGCTGCCGAACCGGGTGTCCCGGCGGATGAACTACATCCAGCACATGAAGAACAGCCGGTTCTGCCTCTGCCCCATGGGGTACGAGGTGAACAGCCCACGCATCGTGGAGGCGTTCTACTACGAGTGCGTGCCCGTGATCATCGCCGACAACTTCGTGCTGCCCTTGAGCGAGGTGCTGGACTGGAGCGCCTTCTCGGTGGTGGTCGCCGAGAAGGACATACCGGACCTCAAGAAGATCCTGCAGGGGATCTCGCCGCGGAGGTACGTGGCCATGCACAGCTGCGTCAAGCGCCTGCAGCGGCACTTCCTGTGGCACGCCAGGCCAATCAAGTACGACCTCTTCCACATGATCCTGCACTCCATTTGGTTGAGCAGAGTGAACCAGGTTGAGCTCGAGGGTTGA